The proteins below come from a single Anaerolineales bacterium genomic window:
- a CDS encoding dehydratase gives MSDAESRFRGLWFEEFTPGLMIQTRGRTITETDLVNFAGVSGDYNPMHTNADYAQTTDFKARVAHGALIFSVATGLAYQLGILEGTVIAFREFGMKLSLPVFIGDTIHVDLTVKESKPMARLGGGLVVLDVRVINQRDDVVQRGDWAILMKAAPKTPK, from the coding sequence ATGTCGGATGCAGAAAGCCGCTTTCGTGGGCTGTGGTTTGAGGAATTCACCCCAGGGTTGATGATCCAAACGCGGGGACGGACGATCACCGAGACAGACCTTGTGAATTTCGCTGGTGTCTCTGGGGATTACAACCCCATGCACACGAACGCGGACTATGCCCAAACCACCGATTTCAAGGCACGGGTCGCACACGGCGCGTTGATCTTCAGTGTGGCAACCGGGCTGGCATACCAACTGGGCATTTTAGAAGGAACGGTTATTGCCTTTCGGGAATTCGGAATGAAGCTAAGCCTCCCCGTGTTCATTGGCGATACGATTCATGTTGACCTGACGGTGAAGGAAAGCAAGCCGATGGCGCGTTTGGGCGGCGGTCTGGTCGTCCTTGATGTGCGCGTTATAAACCAGCGTGATGACGTGGTTCAGCGTGGAGATTGGGCAATTTTGATGAAAGCAGCCCCAAAAACACCGAAATGA
- a CDS encoding SUMF1/EgtB/PvdO family nonheme iron enzyme — protein sequence MPTPDQQHLIDALFDMRRTPPERAEIGVRLATLGDSRPGVGVRPDGLPDLLWTVVPEGVFLYRADRKREHLPTFRISIYPITYSQFETFLDAPDGFSEPHWWMGLARTEKMPGKAHNTWGNHPRESINWFEAAAFCRWLSVKMNMTIRLPHEREWEKAARGIDGRLYPWGGDYVSGYANVDEVTSQSGSYHLGRTTAVGIYPPTSASPYGAFDMVGNVAEWCTNGFSDEDTTGVSDRVVRGGSYEDQPLNATIPSRAMVPSRLRYERIGFRVVAETT from the coding sequence ATGCCAACGCCGGATCAACAACACCTGATTGATGCCCTTTTTGATATGCGGCGCACGCCCCCCGAACGCGCCGAAATTGGCGTTCGCCTCGCCACATTGGGGGATTCGCGTCCCGGCGTGGGTGTTCGCCCCGATGGACTTCCCGATCTCCTTTGGACAGTCGTTCCAGAGGGAGTTTTTCTCTACCGCGCAGATCGGAAACGCGAGCATTTGCCCACCTTTCGGATCAGCATTTATCCCATTACGTACAGCCAATTTGAAACCTTTTTGGACGCTCCCGACGGTTTTAGCGAGCCACATTGGTGGATGGGCTTGGCGCGGACGGAAAAAATGCCCGGCAAAGCCCATAATACATGGGGAAATCACCCGCGTGAGTCCATCAATTGGTTTGAGGCAGCCGCCTTTTGCCGCTGGCTAAGCGTGAAAATGAACATGACCATCCGGCTTCCCCACGAGCGCGAATGGGAGAAGGCAGCGCGGGGCATCGACGGGCGCTTGTACCCCTGGGGCGGCGATTACGTCAGCGGCTATGCCAATGTGGACGAAGTGACCAGCCAAAGCGGAAGCTATCATTTAGGGCGTACAACGGCGGTGGGGATTTACCCGCCGACAAGCGCCTCCCCTTATGGCGCGTTTGACATGGTGGGCAATGTTGCCGAATGGTGTACCAACGGCTTTAGTGATGAGGATACGACGGGCGTCAGTGATCGAGTCGTTCGCGGCGGCTCATACGAGGATCAACCCCTCAATGCGACCATCCCAAGCCGTGCAATGGTGCCAAGCCGCTTACGCTATGAACGGATCGGCTTTCGCGTGGTGGCAGAGACTACCTAA
- a CDS encoding RNA methyltransferase: MITSTTNPLIKRLRALRTRKGRDEAGASLVEGIRLVAAAAESGAILESIIIAPDRLTSLFARDLIATQAARDIPIAEVSAAVFESFSGKENPQGIAAIVRQSWTPLTAIQPENALFWVALRAAQDPGNIGTILRTCDAVGAAGVIFLDGGADPYDPSAIRASMGALFALRVARASFESFAAWVQGGGWQVVGAADHAAHSYRAYAYPAPLILLMGSEREGLTTEQQALCTAMVAIPQVGSVDSLNLAVATGILLYEIFHQRRTVRIE; encoded by the coding sequence ATGATCACTAGCACGACAAACCCCCTCATCAAACGCCTTCGCGCCTTACGCACCCGCAAAGGGCGCGACGAGGCGGGCGCATCGTTAGTGGAGGGTATTCGGCTTGTCGCTGCTGCTGCCGAAAGCGGTGCTATCTTAGAGTCAATCATTATTGCCCCGGATCGGCTCACCAGCCTCTTTGCCCGCGATCTCATCGCCACCCAAGCGGCACGAGACATCCCTATCGCAGAGGTTTCGGCGGCTGTTTTCGAGAGCTTTTCTGGCAAGGAAAATCCCCAAGGGATTGCTGCCATCGTCCGCCAATCATGGACACCCCTCACGGCGATCCAACCAGAGAATGCCCTTTTTTGGGTGGCGCTACGGGCGGCACAAGACCCAGGCAACATCGGGACGATCCTCCGCACCTGTGATGCGGTGGGCGCGGCGGGGGTGATTTTCCTTGACGGTGGCGCTGATCCCTATGACCCCTCAGCCATCCGCGCCAGCATGGGGGCGCTCTTTGCTCTGCGCGTGGCACGGGCATCCTTTGAGTCATTCGCGGCGTGGGTTCAGGGCGGCGGATGGCAGGTTGTTGGGGCGGCGGATCATGCCGCGCACAGCTACCGCGCCTATGCTTACCCCGCTCCCTTGATTCTGCTTATGGGCAGCGAACGGGAAGGGTTGACCACCGAACAACAAGCGCTTTGCACGGCGATGGTGGCAATTCCCCAAGTGGGAAGCGTCGATTCCCTGAATCTGGCGGTGGCGACAGGCATCTTGCTCTATGAGATTTTTCACCAGCGCCGGACTGTGCGTATCGAATGA